The following are encoded in a window of Streptomyces sp. 11x1 genomic DNA:
- a CDS encoding oxidoreductase: MSEGPGIRDDVDLPDDLTAAEAGMWQAFRNGSVYDLRDGDAAVDDPHGGHPWGPERTVRARIVAWLLLDGPPALAGRVSALKLVGVQIKGVLELAGGQVVPYVEMKGCRFEKEILLPEARFTTIRLVDCSVPRLEAARLQTEGDLHLPRCRFHNGVRLADAQIGTDLLLNQAVVYRDRHGRSLSADGLTVAQDVQAEMLESHGELSLRGATVGASLSLRGSRLANPYGRLALNAPQLTVERTLYLTPAGLGNPLHTSGRTPARGTRVQRFECQGGIRLDDGRFGDSVDLERARFTFTDEQELSLRRVQVPELRFLGERPERGKVVLSGARVGVLIDKSESWPGPGNLRMDGFQYEGLVPRDRFPLAGRLEWVAAATAEYSPEPYERLATVLRAGGDDEGAREVLLAKQRHRRENLPLAAKFWGYVQDWTVAYGYRPGRAAVWMAVLWALTSYAFSHADHPPMKSGEHPHWDPSLFALDLLLPVIDLGQVGYWQLNGGWQWLAAVVIILGWILATTVAAGATRLLSRN; this comes from the coding sequence GTGAGCGAGGGGCCCGGCATCCGGGACGACGTGGACCTGCCGGACGACCTGACCGCCGCCGAAGCGGGGATGTGGCAGGCCTTCCGCAACGGCAGCGTGTACGACCTGCGGGACGGGGACGCCGCCGTCGACGATCCGCACGGCGGCCACCCTTGGGGCCCCGAGCGGACGGTGCGGGCCCGGATCGTGGCCTGGCTGCTTCTGGACGGGCCGCCCGCGCTGGCCGGCCGGGTGTCCGCGCTGAAGCTGGTCGGTGTCCAGATCAAGGGCGTGCTGGAGCTGGCGGGCGGCCAGGTGGTGCCGTACGTGGAGATGAAGGGCTGCCGGTTCGAGAAGGAGATCCTGCTGCCGGAGGCCCGGTTCACGACGATTCGGCTGGTGGACTGCTCGGTGCCCCGGCTGGAGGCCGCCCGGCTGCAGACGGAGGGCGATCTGCATCTGCCGCGCTGCCGGTTCCACAACGGGGTGCGGCTGGCGGACGCCCAGATCGGCACCGATCTGCTGCTCAACCAGGCGGTCGTCTACCGCGACCGGCACGGCCGCTCGCTCTCCGCCGACGGGCTGACCGTCGCGCAGGACGTGCAGGCCGAGATGCTGGAGTCGCACGGCGAGCTCAGTCTGCGCGGCGCGACGGTCGGCGCCTCGCTCAGTCTGCGTGGCAGCCGGCTCGCCAACCCCTACGGCCGCCTCGCCCTGAACGCGCCGCAGCTGACCGTGGAGCGCACCCTGTATCTGACCCCGGCCGGCCTCGGCAATCCGCTGCACACCAGCGGCAGGACACCCGCGCGCGGCACCCGGGTGCAGCGCTTCGAGTGCCAGGGCGGGATCCGTCTTGACGACGGGCGGTTCGGGGACTCCGTCGACCTGGAGCGGGCCCGGTTCACCTTCACCGACGAGCAGGAGCTGTCGCTGCGCCGCGTCCAGGTGCCCGAGCTGCGGTTCCTCGGCGAGAGACCCGAACGCGGCAAGGTCGTCCTGTCCGGGGCACGCGTCGGCGTCCTGATCGACAAGTCGGAGAGCTGGCCGGGCCCGGGCAATCTGCGCATGGACGGCTTCCAGTACGAGGGCCTCGTGCCGCGCGACCGGTTCCCGCTGGCCGGGCGGCTGGAGTGGGTGGCGGCCGCGACCGCCGAGTACAGCCCGGAGCCGTACGAGCGGCTGGCGACCGTGCTGCGGGCCGGCGGGGACGACGAGGGCGCCCGCGAGGTGCTCCTCGCCAAGCAGCGCCACCGGCGGGAGAACCTGCCGCTGGCGGCCAAGTTCTGGGGGTACGTGCAGGACTGGACGGTCGCGTACGGGTACCGGCCGGGTCGGGCCGCGGTGTGGATGGCGGTGCTGTGGGCGTTGACCTCGTACGCCTTCTCGCACGCCGACCATCCGCCGATGAAGAGCGGCGAGCATCCGCACTGGGACCCGTCCCTGTTCGCCCTGGACCTGCTGCTGCCGGTCATCGACCTCGGCCAGGTCGGCTACTGGCAGCTGAACGGCGGATGGCAGTGGCTGGCGGCGGTGGTCATCATCCTGGGCTGGATCCTGGCGACGACGGTGGCGGCGGGCGCCACCCGCCTCCTGAGCAGGAACTGA
- the hisD gene encoding histidinol dehydrogenase, with protein MISRIDLRGDALPEGPALRDLLPRADFDVSAALEKVRPICEAVHHRGDAALIDFAEKFDGVRLTSVRVPAEALTDALDQLDPAVRAALEESIRRARTVHRAQRRTTRTTQVVPGGTVTEKWVPVERVGLYAPGGRSVYPSSVIMNVVPAQEAGVPSIALASPAQAEFDGLPHPTILAACALLGVDEVYAAGGATAVAMFAYGTESCPPAPMVTGPGNIWVAAAKRYFTGVIGIDSEAGPTEIAVLADDTADPVHVAADLISQAEHDPLAAAVLVTDSVALADAVEKELQPQVEATKHIEDRIRPALAGRQSAIVLVDGVDEGLRVVNAYGAEHLEIQTADAAAVAGRVVNAGAIFIGPWAPVSLGDYAAGSNHVLPTGGCACHSSGLSVQSFLRGIHIVDYTEDALAEVAHHVVTLAEAEDLPAHGAAIKARFGWKVPGK; from the coding sequence GTGATCTCCCGAATCGATCTGCGCGGCGACGCCCTCCCCGAGGGACCCGCCCTGCGCGACCTGCTGCCCCGAGCCGACTTCGACGTCTCGGCCGCCCTGGAGAAGGTGCGTCCGATCTGCGAGGCCGTGCATCATCGGGGCGACGCGGCGCTGATCGACTTCGCGGAGAAGTTCGACGGGGTACGCCTGACGTCCGTGCGGGTCCCGGCCGAGGCCCTCACGGATGCGCTGGACCAGCTCGACCCGGCCGTCCGCGCGGCCCTGGAGGAGTCGATCCGCCGCGCCCGCACCGTCCACCGCGCGCAGCGCCGCACCACCCGCACCACCCAGGTCGTCCCCGGCGGCACCGTCACCGAGAAGTGGGTGCCGGTCGAGCGCGTCGGCCTCTACGCCCCCGGCGGCCGCTCCGTCTACCCCTCGTCCGTGATCATGAACGTGGTCCCGGCGCAGGAGGCGGGCGTCCCCTCCATCGCGCTCGCCTCGCCGGCGCAGGCCGAGTTCGACGGGCTTCCGCACCCCACGATCCTGGCCGCCTGCGCCCTGCTCGGCGTCGACGAGGTCTACGCGGCCGGCGGCGCCACCGCCGTGGCGATGTTCGCGTACGGCACCGAGTCCTGCCCGCCCGCCCCCATGGTCACCGGGCCGGGCAACATCTGGGTGGCCGCGGCCAAGCGGTACTTCACCGGTGTCATCGGCATCGACTCCGAGGCGGGCCCGACCGAGATCGCGGTCCTCGCCGACGACACCGCCGACCCGGTGCACGTCGCCGCCGACCTGATCAGCCAGGCCGAGCACGACCCGCTGGCCGCCGCCGTGCTCGTCACCGACTCCGTCGCGCTCGCCGACGCCGTCGAGAAGGAACTCCAGCCGCAGGTCGAGGCCACCAAGCACATCGAGGACCGCATCCGGCCCGCCCTGGCCGGGCGGCAGTCCGCGATCGTCCTGGTCGACGGCGTCGACGAGGGCCTGCGCGTCGTCAACGCCTACGGCGCCGAGCACCTGGAGATCCAGACGGCCGACGCCGCCGCGGTCGCCGGCCGCGTCGTCAACGCGGGCGCGATCTTCATCGGGCCCTGGGCGCCGGTCTCGCTGGGCGACTACGCGGCCGGCTCCAACCACGTGCTGCCGACCGGCGGCTGCGCCTGCCACTCCTCCGGTCTGTCCGTCCAGTCCTTCCTGCGCGGCATCCATATCGTCGACTACACCGAGGACGCGCTGGCCGAGGTCGCGCACCACGTGGTGACGCTGGCGGAGGCGGAGGACCTCCCCGCGCACGGCGCGGCGATCAAGGCAAGGTTCGGCTGGAAGGTACCTGGCAAGTGA
- a CDS encoding histidinol-phosphate transaminase: MSFGIDDLPVRDELRGKSPYGAPQLDVPVRLNTNENPYPLPEPLVERITERVREAARHLNRYPDRDAVELRTRLAEYLSKTSGYEVGVANVWAANGSNEVIQQLLQTFGGPGRTAIGFEPSYSMHGLISRGTGTGWISGPRHDDFTIDLAAAEKAVAEHRPDVVFITTPNNPTGNAVPRDTVLALYEAAQAAGPSMVVVDEAYVEFSHGDSLLPLLDGRPNLVVSRTMSKAFGAAGLRLGYLAAHPAVVDAVQLVRLPYHLSAVTQATALAALEHTDTLLGYVEQLKTERDRLVAELRALGYEVTESDANFVQFGRFADAHEVWRRILDRGVLVRDNGVPGWLRVTAGTPAENDAFLDAVRELKKEQSA, translated from the coding sequence GTGAGCTTCGGAATCGACGATCTCCCCGTACGGGACGAACTGCGCGGCAAGAGCCCCTACGGCGCGCCCCAGCTCGACGTCCCCGTACGCCTGAACACCAACGAGAACCCGTACCCCCTGCCCGAGCCGCTGGTCGAGCGGATCACCGAGCGGGTGCGCGAGGCCGCCCGGCACCTCAACCGCTACCCGGACCGGGACGCGGTCGAGCTGCGGACCCGGCTCGCCGAGTACCTGTCGAAGACCTCCGGGTACGAGGTCGGCGTGGCGAACGTGTGGGCGGCCAACGGCTCCAACGAGGTCATCCAGCAGCTGCTGCAGACCTTCGGCGGGCCCGGCCGCACGGCCATCGGCTTCGAGCCCTCGTACTCCATGCACGGGCTGATCTCGCGCGGCACCGGCACCGGCTGGATCTCCGGCCCGCGCCACGACGACTTCACGATCGACCTCGCCGCCGCCGAGAAGGCCGTCGCCGAGCACCGGCCCGACGTCGTCTTCATCACCACCCCCAACAACCCCACGGGCAACGCGGTCCCACGGGACACCGTCCTCGCGCTGTACGAGGCCGCGCAGGCCGCGGGGCCCTCGATGGTCGTCGTCGACGAGGCCTACGTCGAGTTCAGCCACGGCGACTCGCTGCTGCCGCTGCTCGACGGACGCCCGAACCTCGTCGTCTCCCGCACGATGTCCAAGGCCTTCGGCGCGGCCGGTCTGCGCCTCGGCTACCTCGCCGCGCACCCGGCGGTCGTCGACGCCGTCCAGCTCGTGCGGCTGCCGTACCACCTCTCCGCCGTCACCCAGGCGACCGCGCTGGCCGCCCTGGAGCACACCGACACCCTCCTCGGCTACGTCGAACAGCTGAAGACGGAGCGGGACCGGCTCGTCGCGGAGCTGCGCGCCCTCGGCTACGAGGTGACCGAGTCCGACGCGAACTTCGTGCAGTTCGGCCGCTTCGCCGACGCCCACGAGGTCTGGCGCAGGATCCTCGACCGGGGCGTCCTGGTCCGGGACAACGGTGTGCCGGGATGGCTGCGGGTCACCGCCGGAACCCCCGCCGAGAACGACGCGTTCCTCGACGCGGTACGTGAACTGAAGAAGGAGCAGAGCGCATGA
- the hisB gene encoding imidazoleglycerol-phosphate dehydratase HisB yields the protein MSRVGRIERTTKETSVLVEINLDGTGRTEISTGVGFYDHMLDQLGRHGLFDLTVKTDGDLHIDSHHTIEDTALALGAAFKQALGDKVGIYRFGNCTVPLDESLAQVTVDLSGRPYLVHTEPEKMAPMIGEYDTTMTRHILESFVAQAQIALHVHVPYGRNAHHIVECQFKALARALRYASERDPRAAGILPSTKGAL from the coding sequence ATGAGCCGCGTAGGACGTATAGAGCGGACCACGAAGGAGACCTCGGTCCTGGTCGAGATCAACCTCGACGGCACCGGCAGGACGGAGATCTCCACCGGGGTCGGCTTCTACGACCACATGCTCGACCAGCTCGGCCGCCACGGTCTGTTCGACCTGACCGTGAAGACCGACGGCGACCTGCACATCGACTCCCACCACACCATCGAGGACACCGCCCTCGCGCTGGGCGCCGCCTTCAAGCAGGCCCTCGGCGACAAGGTGGGCATCTACCGCTTCGGCAACTGCACGGTCCCGCTGGACGAGTCCCTCGCCCAGGTCACCGTCGACCTCTCCGGCCGCCCCTACCTCGTGCACACCGAGCCCGAGAAGATGGCGCCGATGATCGGCGAGTACGACACCACGATGACCCGGCACATCCTGGAGTCCTTCGTCGCCCAGGCCCAGATCGCGCTGCACGTCCACGTGCCGTACGGGCGCAACGCCCACCACATCGTCGAATGCCAGTTCAAGGCGCTGGCCCGGGCGCTGCGCTACGCCTCCGAGCGCGACCCGCGCGCGGCCGGCATCCTGCCCTCCACGAAGGGCGCGCTGTGA
- the hisH gene encoding imidazole glycerol phosphate synthase subunit HisH produces the protein MELSSASKKVVVFDYGFGNVRSAERALARTGAEVEITRDFDRAMNADGLLVPGVGAFAACMKGLKEARGDWIIDRRLSGGRPVMGICVGMQILFARGIEHGVETEGLDEWPGAVEPLQAEIVPHMGWNTVDAPAGTELFAGLDADARFYFVHSYAVHDWSLETHNPALTAPKVTWSTHGKPFVAAVENGALWATQFHPEKSGDAGAQLLNNWIGTL, from the coding sequence GTGGAATTGAGCAGCGCGTCCAAGAAGGTCGTCGTCTTCGACTACGGCTTCGGGAACGTGAGGTCCGCCGAGCGCGCCCTCGCACGCACCGGCGCCGAGGTCGAGATAACGCGTGACTTCGACAGGGCCATGAACGCCGACGGGCTGCTGGTCCCCGGCGTCGGCGCCTTCGCCGCCTGCATGAAGGGCCTCAAGGAGGCACGCGGCGACTGGATCATCGACCGGCGCCTGTCCGGCGGCCGCCCGGTGATGGGCATCTGCGTCGGCATGCAGATCCTCTTCGCCCGCGGCATCGAACACGGCGTGGAGACCGAGGGCCTCGACGAGTGGCCCGGCGCGGTCGAACCGCTCCAGGCCGAGATCGTGCCCCACATGGGCTGGAACACCGTCGACGCCCCGGCCGGCACCGAGCTGTTCGCCGGCCTCGACGCCGACGCCCGCTTCTACTTCGTGCACTCCTACGCCGTCCACGACTGGTCGCTGGAGACGCACAACCCCGCGCTCACGGCCCCCAAGGTCACCTGGTCGACGCACGGCAAGCCGTTCGTGGCGGCCGTGGAGAACGGCGCCCTGTGGGCCACGCAGTTCCACCCCGAGAAGTCCGGCGACGCCGGAGCGCAGCTGCTGAACAACTGGATCGGAACCCTGTAG
- the priA gene encoding bifunctional 1-(5-phosphoribosyl)-5-((5-phosphoribosylamino)methylideneamino)imidazole-4-carboxamide isomerase/phosphoribosylanthranilate isomerase PriA produces the protein MAKLELLPAVDVRDGQAVRLVHGESGTETSYGSPLQAALAWQGAGAEWLHLVDLDAAFGTGDNRDLVAEVTRAMDIKVELSGGIRDDASLAKALATGCTRVNLGTAALETPEWVAQVIAEHGDRIAVGLDVRGTTLKGRGWTRDGGDLYETLERLDKEGCARYVVTDIAKDGTLQGPNLELLRNVCAATDRAVVASGGVSSLDDLRAIAELVPLGVEGAIVGKALYAKAFTLEEALEAVSS, from the coding sequence ATGGCAAAGCTCGAACTCCTCCCCGCCGTCGACGTCCGTGACGGCCAGGCGGTCCGGCTCGTCCACGGCGAGTCCGGCACCGAGACCTCCTACGGCTCCCCGCTCCAGGCCGCCCTCGCCTGGCAGGGCGCGGGCGCCGAGTGGCTGCACCTGGTCGACCTCGACGCGGCGTTCGGCACCGGCGACAACCGGGACTTGGTCGCCGAGGTCACCCGGGCCATGGACATCAAGGTCGAGCTGTCCGGCGGCATCCGGGACGACGCCTCCCTGGCGAAGGCCCTGGCCACCGGCTGCACCCGCGTCAACCTGGGCACGGCCGCCCTGGAGACCCCCGAGTGGGTCGCCCAGGTCATCGCCGAGCACGGCGACCGGATCGCCGTGGGCCTCGACGTACGCGGTACGACACTGAAGGGCCGCGGCTGGACCCGCGACGGCGGCGACCTCTACGAGACGCTGGAGCGCCTCGACAAGGAGGGCTGCGCGCGGTACGTGGTCACGGACATCGCCAAGGACGGCACCCTCCAGGGCCCGAACCTGGAGCTGCTGAGGAACGTCTGCGCGGCCACCGACCGTGCGGTCGTCGCCTCCGGCGGCGTCTCCTCCCTCGACGACCTGCGGGCCATCGCCGAGCTGGTGCCCCTCGGTGTCGAGGGGGCCATCGTCGGGAAGGCCCTCTACGCGAAGGCGTTCACCCTGGAAGAGGCCTTGGAGGCTGTGTCGTCATGA
- a CDS encoding RidA family protein, with protein sequence MTSDAVRRVQSGSPWEESFGFARAVAAGDRVLVAGTTAFKGEVLHGEGDPYEQAKVAFTSAVAALGEFGLGAESVIRTRMYLTHMRDVEAVGRAHKEIFDPVRPASTLLVVEGFVDPRILVEVEIEAFRG encoded by the coding sequence ATGACGTCCGATGCCGTACGGCGGGTGCAGAGCGGGAGTCCCTGGGAGGAGTCCTTCGGTTTCGCGCGCGCCGTCGCGGCGGGCGACCGCGTCCTGGTGGCGGGCACGACCGCCTTCAAGGGTGAGGTGCTCCACGGGGAGGGCGACCCCTACGAGCAGGCCAAGGTGGCCTTCACCAGCGCGGTCGCGGCCCTCGGCGAGTTCGGGCTCGGTGCCGAGTCCGTGATCCGCACACGGATGTACCTGACGCACATGCGGGACGTGGAAGCCGTGGGGCGGGCCCACAAGGAGATCTTCGACCCGGTGCGTCCGGCCTCGACCCTGCTGGTCGTGGAGGGTTTCGTCGACCCGCGCATCCTGGTCGAAGTAGAGATCGAAGCATTCCGGGGCTAG
- the hisF gene encoding imidazole glycerol phosphate synthase subunit HisF, which yields MTLAVRVIPCLDVDNGRVVKGVNFQNLRDAGDPVEMAKVYDAEGADELTFLDITASSGNRETTYDVVRRTAEQVFIPLTVGGGVRTAEDVDKLLRAGADKVGVNTAAIARPDLIREIAERFGRQVLVLSVDARRTPSGSGSKGSFEVTTHGGRKGTGIDAVEWAHRAAELGAGEILLNSMDADGTKDGYDLEMITAVRKHVTVPVIASGGAGKLADFSPAIEAGADAVLAASVFHFGDLRIGEVKNALRGAGHPVR from the coding sequence ATGACCCTGGCGGTCCGAGTCATCCCCTGCCTGGACGTGGACAACGGCCGGGTCGTCAAGGGTGTCAACTTCCAGAACCTGCGCGACGCGGGCGACCCCGTCGAGATGGCGAAGGTGTACGACGCCGAGGGCGCCGACGAGCTGACGTTCCTCGACATCACCGCCTCGTCGGGCAACCGCGAGACCACCTACGACGTGGTCCGCCGCACCGCCGAGCAGGTCTTCATCCCGCTGACCGTCGGCGGCGGCGTCCGTACCGCCGAGGACGTCGACAAGCTGCTGCGGGCCGGCGCGGACAAGGTCGGCGTCAACACGGCGGCGATCGCCCGCCCCGACCTGATCCGCGAGATCGCCGAGCGGTTCGGCCGCCAGGTGCTGGTGCTCTCGGTCGACGCGCGTCGCACCCCTTCCGGCAGCGGCTCCAAAGGCTCCTTCGAGGTCACCACCCACGGCGGTCGCAAGGGCACCGGCATCGACGCCGTCGAGTGGGCCCACCGGGCCGCCGAGCTGGGCGCGGGCGAGATCCTGCTCAACTCGATGGACGCGGACGGCACCAAGGACGGCTACGACCTGGAGATGATCACAGCCGTCCGTAAGCACGTCACCGTACCGGTCATCGCCTCCGGCGGCGCCGGCAAGCTCGCCGACTTCTCCCCGGCCATCGAGGCGGGCGCCGACGCCGTCCTCGCCGCCTCCGTCTTCCACTTCGGCGACCTGCGCATCGGCGAGGTCAAGAACGCGCTGCGCGGGGCCGGCCACCCCGTGCGGTGA
- a CDS encoding TIGR03085 family metal-binding protein, with translation MSTHAKRERLLFADLLETAGPDAPTLCEGWTTRDLAAHVVVRERRPDAAGGILIKQLASRLDRVMEEFAAKPYEELIQLVRTGPPRFSPFSLKQIDEASNTIEFYVHTEDIRRARPEWSPRELDHVFQDALWSRLERTARLMGRGSPTGLVLRRPDGRTAVARRGTPVVTVTGEPSELLLFLYGRQQVADVELEGDKEAITKLHETKQLGI, from the coding sequence ATGTCGACCCATGCCAAGCGTGAACGGCTTCTCTTCGCCGACCTGTTGGAGACCGCGGGCCCCGATGCCCCCACCCTGTGCGAGGGCTGGACGACCCGTGATCTGGCCGCGCACGTGGTGGTGCGCGAGCGCCGCCCCGACGCCGCCGGAGGCATCCTCATCAAGCAGCTCGCGTCCCGCCTGGACCGGGTGATGGAGGAGTTCGCGGCGAAGCCCTACGAGGAGCTGATCCAGCTCGTCCGTACCGGTCCGCCGCGTTTCTCGCCCTTCTCCTTGAAGCAGATCGACGAGGCTTCGAACACGATCGAGTTCTACGTGCACACCGAGGACATCCGCCGGGCCCGGCCCGAGTGGTCGCCGCGCGAGCTCGACCATGTCTTCCAGGACGCCCTGTGGTCCCGTCTGGAGCGCACCGCCCGGCTCATGGGCCGGGGCTCCCCCACCGGGCTGGTCCTGCGCCGTCCCGACGGCCGGACGGCGGTGGCCCGTCGCGGTACCCCGGTGGTCACCGTCACCGGTGAGCCGTCCGAGCTGCTGCTGTTCCTGTACGGCCGCCAACAGGTGGCCGACGTGGAGCTGGAGGGCGACAAGGAGGCGATCACCAAGCTGCACGAGACGAAGCAGCTGGGGATCTGA
- the hisI gene encoding phosphoribosyl-AMP cyclohydrolase encodes MTSTPSSSSPLPPGAPAGPGTPSALDPEIAARLKRGVDGLLPAIAQQYDTGEVLMLGWMDDEALHRTLTTGRCTYWSRSRREYWVKGDTSGHFQWVKSVALDCDADTLLVKVDQIGAACHTGDRTCFDEAVLKAVEGAPGATGSGVPSLDQ; translated from the coding sequence ATGACCAGCACGCCGTCCTCCAGCAGCCCTCTCCCTCCCGGAGCCCCCGCCGGCCCCGGTACCCCGAGCGCGCTGGACCCCGAGATCGCCGCCCGCCTCAAGCGCGGCGTCGACGGGCTCCTGCCCGCCATCGCCCAGCAGTACGACACCGGCGAGGTGCTCATGCTCGGCTGGATGGACGACGAGGCCCTGCACCGCACCCTCACCACCGGCCGCTGCACCTACTGGTCGCGCAGCCGCCGCGAGTACTGGGTCAAGGGCGACACATCCGGCCACTTCCAGTGGGTGAAGTCCGTCGCCCTGGACTGCGACGCCGACACCCTCCTCGTCAAGGTCGACCAGATCGGCGCCGCCTGCCACACCGGCGACCGCACCTGCTTCGACGAGGCCGTCCTCAAGGCCGTGGAGGGCGCCCCGGGCGCCACCGGTTCCGGCGTACCGTCACTGGATCAGTAA
- a CDS encoding anthranilate synthase component I, whose translation MDLETFRKLATDRRVIPVSRKLLADGDTPVGLYRKLAAERPGTFLLESAENGRSWSRYSFVGVRSHATLTARDGEAHWLGTPPVGVPVDGDPLAALRATIEALHTPHQEGMPPFTGGMVGYLGYDIVRRLEKIGPGERDDLRLPELTMLLTSDLAVMDHWEGSVLLIANAINHNDLDTGVDEAHADAIARLDAMAADLAKPVAQPPAALPPSELPEYTALWGGPDFQEAVEDIKERIRAGEAFQVVPSQRFETPCTASALDVYRVLRATNPSPYMYLFRFDGFDVVGSSPEALVKVEDGRAMVHPIAGTRHRGATPQEDQALADELLADPKERAEHLMLVDLGRNDLGRVCEPGSVEVVDFMSVERYSHVMHIVSTVTGRVAPGRTAFDVLTACFPAGTLSGAPKPRAMQIIDELEPSRRGLYGGCVGYLDFAGDSDTAIAIRTALLRDGTAYVQAGAGIVADSDPVAEDTECRNKAAAVLRAVHTANRLGQ comes from the coding sequence ATGGACCTCGAGACGTTCCGCAAGCTGGCCACCGACCGGCGTGTCATCCCCGTCAGCCGCAAGCTCCTCGCCGACGGCGACACCCCCGTCGGGCTCTATCGCAAGCTCGCCGCCGAGCGCCCCGGCACCTTTCTGCTGGAGTCCGCGGAGAACGGCCGCTCATGGTCTCGCTACTCCTTCGTCGGCGTCCGCAGCCACGCCACCCTCACCGCCCGCGACGGCGAGGCCCACTGGCTCGGCACCCCGCCCGTCGGCGTCCCCGTCGACGGCGACCCCCTCGCCGCGCTGCGCGCCACCATCGAGGCGCTCCACACCCCGCACCAGGAAGGCATGCCGCCCTTCACCGGCGGCATGGTCGGCTACCTCGGCTACGACATCGTGCGCCGCCTGGAGAAGATCGGCCCCGGCGAGCGGGACGACCTGCGGCTCCCCGAGCTGACCATGCTGCTGACCAGCGACCTGGCGGTCATGGACCACTGGGAGGGCTCGGTCCTGCTGATCGCCAACGCCATCAACCACAACGACCTGGACACCGGCGTCGACGAGGCCCACGCCGACGCGATCGCCCGCCTCGACGCCATGGCGGCCGACCTCGCCAAGCCCGTCGCCCAGCCCCCGGCGGCCCTCCCGCCCTCCGAGCTGCCCGAGTACACCGCGCTGTGGGGCGGCCCCGACTTCCAGGAGGCCGTCGAGGACATCAAGGAGCGCATCCGGGCCGGCGAGGCCTTCCAGGTCGTCCCCTCCCAGCGCTTCGAGACCCCGTGCACGGCGAGCGCGCTGGACGTCTACCGGGTCCTGAGGGCCACCAACCCCTCCCCGTACATGTACCTGTTCCGCTTCGACGGCTTCGACGTCGTCGGCTCCTCCCCCGAGGCCCTGGTCAAGGTCGAGGACGGACGGGCCATGGTCCACCCCATCGCCGGCACCCGGCACCGGGGCGCCACCCCGCAGGAGGACCAGGCCCTCGCCGACGAACTGCTCGCCGACCCCAAGGAGCGCGCCGAGCACCTGATGCTCGTCGACCTGGGACGCAACGACCTGGGCCGGGTCTGCGAACCGGGCTCGGTCGAGGTCGTCGACTTCATGTCCGTCGAGCGGTACTCGCACGTGATGCACATCGTGTCCACCGTCACCGGCCGGGTCGCACCGGGCCGCACCGCCTTCGACGTCCTCACCGCCTGCTTCCCCGCCGGCACCCTCTCCGGCGCCCCCAAGCCGCGCGCCATGCAGATCATCGACGAACTGGAGCCGTCGCGCCGGGGCCTGTACGGCGGCTGCGTCGGCTACCTCGACTTCGCCGGGGACTCCGACACCGCCATCGCCATCCGCACGGCCCTCCTCAGGGACGGCACGGCCTACGTTCAGGCCGGCGCCGGCATCGTCGCCGACTCCGACCCCGTCGCCGAGGACACCGAATGCCGCAACAAGGCGGCCGCGGTCCTGAGAGCGGTGCACACGGCCAACCGACTTGGACAATAG
- a CDS encoding TIGR02234 family membrane protein, producing MEYVTAAPHPPSEPASLRSGRRSLALALLSGALGAAVVLLATRQRWSEGTITVAGGPFPLTAKGSDVTGVPASLAVVGLAALVAVFAVRRSGRVLVAVLLALSGAGTVAAALLGAYDSSALDDKAAEASGDTAATVDALSHTGWPYVAAVGGALILLAGLLALRYGRLWPTMSGRYERDGTPRPRMARPVDPDRPEDMWKALDRGEDPTGPDPV from the coding sequence GTGGAGTACGTGACCGCAGCACCGCACCCCCCTTCAGAACCCGCTTCCCTCCGCTCCGGTCGGCGCAGTCTCGCCCTGGCGCTGCTCAGCGGTGCCCTCGGCGCGGCCGTCGTGCTGCTCGCCACCCGGCAGCGCTGGTCGGAGGGCACCATCACGGTGGCCGGCGGCCCCTTCCCGCTGACCGCCAAGGGCAGCGACGTCACCGGCGTCCCGGCGTCCCTCGCCGTCGTGGGCCTCGCCGCGCTCGTCGCCGTCTTCGCCGTACGCCGGTCCGGGCGCGTCCTGGTCGCGGTCCTGCTCGCCCTCTCCGGCGCGGGCACCGTCGCCGCCGCGCTGCTCGGCGCGTACGACAGCTCGGCGCTCGACGACAAGGCGGCCGAGGCCTCCGGTGACACCGCCGCGACCGTCGACGCGCTCAGTCACACCGGCTGGCCGTACGTCGCGGCCGTCGGCGGCGCGCTCATCCTGCTCGCCGGGCTGCTCGCCCTGCGCTACGGACGGCTGTGGCCCACGATGTCCGGCCGCTACGAGCGCGACGGCACCCCCCGCCCCCGCATGGCCCGGCCGGTCGACCCCGACCGCCCCGAGGACATGTGGAAGGCCCTGGATCGGGGCGAGGACCCGACGGGACCCGACCCGGTGTAG